TTCAAGCTTATCCATCGTTATTGAGCAGCTCCTCCCGTTCCATCTTCCTTATTAAGTATAAGTTACTTAATCACTTATACGGGCAATGATTTTTAGACAGCTCTTTCTATTATTGGATAAAAATCGACTTCAACCTTCTCAGATCTTTAAAAAGTTAGTTCGTTCTATTAAATACGATACAATTCTTGACAAAATAAAGGAAAAAATAATAGTGGCCTAAATTATTATGCTTTCAGCTGGTTTATGAAAGGTTAAAAAAAGGAATTTATAATTATGATTTAAAATTAGGAGGATGATTACATGGAAGACTCTATTATTTATGGCAATACTCCCTGTTTTTTAAAAGCGATAAATCTTGTTAAGTATCCAGAAAAAGCAGCAGAAATGGACGTGACTGTTTATGGTGTCCCTTGGGAAGGAGCCGTTACATGGGGGGATTATACAGGCTGTGAGCTCGGGCCAAAAGTCATTCGGTTAAGCTCTGCTAGATACAGCGGCTACTTACCAGAATTAGATCATATAGATGTTTTCGAACACCTCAAAATCGGTGATATGGGTGATGTGGCAGTCACACCTGCTGATCCTGAAGATACGATGGAAAAAATACGTCAATTTTCATATAAGATTTGGGAAAAGGAGACGTTTCCCATCGCTTTTGGTGGCGACCACGGTATCACGTTTCCAATTGTCAACAGTCTCATAGAAAGCACAGGTAAAAAGGTTGGTATCATTCACCTTGATGCTCACTATGATAATAATGAACATTCGAATGGTGATCCATACGGACGTGGTGCTCCTTTTGCACGCCTTTATGAAACAGACGGAGTTATTAACAGCTCCCTCGTCCATTTTGGCATTCATGGTCCTCGGAATAAGCCAGAAAATGGCCGCCTTGCCAATGATGTTGGCGCTGTTACATTGACTATTCACGATATCCGCCAATCGTCAAATATAAGAACTATTGCGCACCAAGCTTATCAGATAGCTTCCGCCAATACAGATGTCGTTTATTTAAGCATCTGCAGCGATGTATTAGACCACGCTTTTAATCCTGGAGGTCCTGTGGATGGCAATGGGTTGACCTCATATGAGCTCTTAAATATTGTTCACGAGATTACCTCTTTAGGTGTTATCGGTATGGATTATGTTGAAGTTTATCCTCAGCAAGATGGCAATGATTTTAGTTCACACTTTGCTTCCTATGTGGCTTTGTATGCATTAGCTGGACATATTAAGAGTCTACAGAAGAATTAGGAAAGCCTCTGAAATGACTTTTGAAATTTTTTATACAAAAAAGATGTTTATCTTTTTATTAGATGGGAACTTATATATTATAAACTCCCCCACTTTCTCATATTTCCTCTCCCTGTGGAAAGCCGTGCGTTAATAACGTACGGTTTCTTTTTTGTTTGGTTGCCTATACTACAATATAAACTTCTACCATACACACCTAACTAAAAAGTCGCTCAGAGAAAAAATATCTCCCTGAACGAACTCTACTATAACCCAGCAATGATGTCTTCCGCCGCTGATTTTCCTTGACTAATACAGTCAGGTAAGCCGATACCGTTATAACTTGCTCCCGTAAGGATAATTTTTGGATAATGCTCTTTAAATTTTGAAAAAACATATGTCATCATATCTACATGACCGACTTGATACTGTGGCATTGATTCCTGCCAACGTTTAATTTTATAGAAGGTTGGTTCGCCCTCAATATCCATAATATGATCTAAGTCTTCCCGAACTTTTTGAAGAATCTCTTCATCTGATTTATTCACGATACTATCATCTCCTGCTCTCCCGACGTAAGCACGAAGTAAAGCGTAATCTTCTGGGGCTGAATGCACCCATTTTTTATGCGTCCAAGTACAGGCTGTAATAGTAAAGTTTGACTTTTTCGAGACTACAAATCCTGTTCCTTCAATATCTTTTTTCACTGCGTCTTTCGGATAAGCAAGAGCTACCGTTGCAACTGATGTTGCAGGTATAGCACCTAGAGGCTCCATAAATGCATGTTGTTTAAAAAGTTCATAAGTATGCTGGTGAGGTGTCGTTAGCACGAGATGATCGACCACATCACTAGTCCCGTCTTGAAAAGAAAGTCGATATTGTTCGCCCTCCTTTTCAATTTCTTTAAGGGGTTTATTTTTTTCCACTTTACACATCTCTAAATGTGTTTCAATCGCATCCACAAAAGACTGTAAACCACGTTTAAATGTAAGAAACATCCCTTTATTTTTCGACTGTTTCGCAGAACTCTCACTCGTTTGTTTTTTTGCCATCGACGATTTCATACCCATGATAAGACTGCGATACTTCGCTTCCATTTGTTGAAAATGGGGGAAAGTAGCTTTCAAGCTGAGTCGATCAATATCACCTGCATAAATGCCTGATAGAAGTGGTTCAATAAGATGATCCACAACTTCATTTCCAAGGCGTCGACGAAAAAAATAGCCGAGAGATTGGTCTTCATCATCACTCATCGTTCGAGGCAATATGAGATCGAATGCTGCTCGTGATTTTCCTTTCAACGAAAAGAGGCCGGTTTTTACAAAGGGCATCCATTGAGTTGGAATACCCATAACAGCTCCTTCAGGCATAGGATAAAGTTTATCTTTATTCAGTATAAAAGAGCCTGACCGATTGCTCACAAGATCATCAGCTAATCCTACTTCCTCAGCTAACTGTGACATACTCCTCTTTCTTGCTAAAAATGAATCTGGTCCTTGTTCAATCACAAATCCCTCTTCATAATCTGTTTGTATACGACCGCCTAATCGTTCACTAGCTTCGTAAAGAATTAACTCAGCATCCATTGCTTTTGCTTTAAGTTC
The DNA window shown above is from Salipaludibacillus agaradhaerens and carries:
- a CDS encoding agmatinase family protein, which encodes MEDSIIYGNTPCFLKAINLVKYPEKAAEMDVTVYGVPWEGAVTWGDYTGCELGPKVIRLSSARYSGYLPELDHIDVFEHLKIGDMGDVAVTPADPEDTMEKIRQFSYKIWEKETFPIAFGGDHGITFPIVNSLIESTGKKVGIIHLDAHYDNNEHSNGDPYGRGAPFARLYETDGVINSSLVHFGIHGPRNKPENGRLANDVGAVTLTIHDIRQSSNIRTIAHQAYQIASANTDVVYLSICSDVLDHAFNPGGPVDGNGLTSYELLNIVHEITSLGVIGMDYVEVYPQQDGNDFSSHFASYVALYALAGHIKSLQKN
- the hemY gene encoding protoporphyrinogen oxidase, which codes for MTKPRIAVVGGGITGLATAFYLQKELKAKAMDAELILYEASERLGGRIQTDYEEGFVIEQGPDSFLARKRSMSQLAEEVGLADDLVSNRSGSFILNKDKLYPMPEGAVMGIPTQWMPFVKTGLFSLKGKSRAAFDLILPRTMSDDEDQSLGYFFRRRLGNEVVDHLIEPLLSGIYAGDIDRLSLKATFPHFQQMEAKYRSLIMGMKSSMAKKQTSESSAKQSKNKGMFLTFKRGLQSFVDAIETHLEMCKVEKNKPLKEIEKEGEQYRLSFQDGTSDVVDHLVLTTPHQHTYELFKQHAFMEPLGAIPATSVATVALAYPKDAVKKDIEGTGFVVSKKSNFTITACTWTHKKWVHSAPEDYALLRAYVGRAGDDSIVNKSDEEILQKVREDLDHIMDIEGEPTFYKIKRWQESMPQYQVGHVDMMTYVFSKFKEHYPKIILTGASYNGIGLPDCISQGKSAAEDIIAGL